One Halobacterium sp. DL1 DNA window includes the following coding sequences:
- a CDS encoding transcriptional regulator, translating into MSEDASENTDAEGRSARDRLGAEKERAVAGFDKGIVDILSWVLDTETRARIFVYLRQHPWSTSEEVADGTGLYPSTVREALAELAGEDVVDRRKRQSEGAGNNPYEYTAIPPSDLVGGVAGRVQDELNTVFNLDAHLGNGDNTDADAEPVNIEVEDRESA; encoded by the coding sequence ATGTCCGAGGACGCAAGCGAGAACACAGACGCGGAGGGCCGGTCCGCACGGGACCGATTAGGGGCGGAGAAAGAGCGCGCCGTCGCGGGGTTCGACAAGGGCATCGTCGACATCCTGTCGTGGGTCCTGGACACGGAGACGCGCGCCCGCATCTTCGTCTACCTCCGGCAACACCCCTGGAGCACCAGCGAGGAAGTCGCCGACGGCACGGGGCTCTACCCCTCGACCGTCCGCGAGGCGCTCGCGGAACTGGCCGGCGAGGACGTCGTCGACAGGCGCAAGCGCCAGAGCGAGGGCGCCGGCAACAACCCCTACGAGTACACCGCCATCCCGCCGAGCGACCTCGTCGGCGGCGTCGCCGGCCGCGTCCAGGACGAACTCAACACCGTGTTCAACCTCGACGCCCACCTCGGGAACGGCGACAACACGGACGCAGACGCGGAACCCGTCAACATCGAGGTCGAGGACAGGGAGAGCGCGTGA